A window from Polyodon spathula isolate WHYD16114869_AA chromosome 28, ASM1765450v1, whole genome shotgun sequence encodes these proteins:
- the copz2 gene encoding coatomer subunit zeta-2 isoform X3, producing MESGAPEPSLYTVKALFILDNDDNRLLAKYYDPKLYPSMKEQRNFEKHVFNKTHKTDSEIAFLEGMTIVYKSSIDLFLYVVGSANENELMLMTVLNCLSESLNLMLRKNVEKRSLVENLDGVFLVVDEIVDGGVILESDPQQVIQKVNFKVLQSAKEQIKWSILK from the exons ATGGAATCTGGAGCTCCG GAACCCTCGCTTTACACAGTCAAAGCACTTTTCATACTGGACAATGATGACAACAGGCTGCTTGCAAAG tactaCGATCCTAAGCTGTATCCTTCCATGAAAGAACAGAGGAATTTCGAGAAGCACGTcttcaacaaaacacacaaaactgaca GTGAGATTGCATTTTTGGAGGGGATGACAATTGTTTATAAAAGCAGCATTGACCTCTTTTTGTATGTCGTGGGGAGCGCCAACGAAAACGAG ctgATGTTGATGACCGTCCTCAACTGTCTGTCCGAGTCTCTGAACCTGATGTTACG GAAGAACGTGGAGAAGCGCTCCCTGGTAGAAAATCTGGATGGTGTGTTCCTGGTGGTGGACGAGATCGTGGATGGAGG tgTGATCCTGGAGAGTGACCCTCAGCAGGTCATCCAGAAGGTGAATTTCAAG gtgTTGCAATCGGCAAAGGAACAGATCAAGTGGTCGATACTCAAGTAG
- the copz2 gene encoding coatomer subunit zeta-2 isoform X1 yields the protein MESGAPEPSLYTVKALFILDNDDNRLLAKYYDPKLYPSMKEQRNFEKHVFNKTHKTDSEIAFLEGMTIVYKSSIDLFLYVVGSANENELMLMTVLNCLSESLNLMLRKNVEKRSLVENLDGVFLVVDEIVDGGVILESDPQQVIQKVNFKGDDSPLSEQSVAQVLQSAKEQIKWSILK from the exons ATGGAATCTGGAGCTCCG GAACCCTCGCTTTACACAGTCAAAGCACTTTTCATACTGGACAATGATGACAACAGGCTGCTTGCAAAG tactaCGATCCTAAGCTGTATCCTTCCATGAAAGAACAGAGGAATTTCGAGAAGCACGTcttcaacaaaacacacaaaactgaca GTGAGATTGCATTTTTGGAGGGGATGACAATTGTTTATAAAAGCAGCATTGACCTCTTTTTGTATGTCGTGGGGAGCGCCAACGAAAACGAG ctgATGTTGATGACCGTCCTCAACTGTCTGTCCGAGTCTCTGAACCTGATGTTACG GAAGAACGTGGAGAAGCGCTCCCTGGTAGAAAATCTGGATGGTGTGTTCCTGGTGGTGGACGAGATCGTGGATGGAGG tgTGATCCTGGAGAGTGACCCTCAGCAGGTCATCCAGAAGGTGAATTTCAAG gGTGATGATAGCCCCCTATCGGAGCAGAGCGTGGCTCAG gtgTTGCAATCGGCAAAGGAACAGATCAAGTGGTCGATACTCAAGTAG
- the copz2 gene encoding coatomer subunit zeta-2 isoform X2 — MESGAPEPSLYTVKALFILDNDDNRLLAKYYDPKLYPSMKEQRNFEKHVFNKTHKTDSEIAFLEGMTIVYKSSIDLFLYVVGSANENELMLMTVLNCLSESLNLMLRKNVEKRSLVENLDGVFLVVDEIVDGGVILESDPQQVIQKGDDSPLSEQSVAQVLQSAKEQIKWSILK; from the exons ATGGAATCTGGAGCTCCG GAACCCTCGCTTTACACAGTCAAAGCACTTTTCATACTGGACAATGATGACAACAGGCTGCTTGCAAAG tactaCGATCCTAAGCTGTATCCTTCCATGAAAGAACAGAGGAATTTCGAGAAGCACGTcttcaacaaaacacacaaaactgaca GTGAGATTGCATTTTTGGAGGGGATGACAATTGTTTATAAAAGCAGCATTGACCTCTTTTTGTATGTCGTGGGGAGCGCCAACGAAAACGAG ctgATGTTGATGACCGTCCTCAACTGTCTGTCCGAGTCTCTGAACCTGATGTTACG GAAGAACGTGGAGAAGCGCTCCCTGGTAGAAAATCTGGATGGTGTGTTCCTGGTGGTGGACGAGATCGTGGATGGAGG tgTGATCCTGGAGAGTGACCCTCAGCAGGTCATCCAGAAG gGTGATGATAGCCCCCTATCGGAGCAGAGCGTGGCTCAG gtgTTGCAATCGGCAAAGGAACAGATCAAGTGGTCGATACTCAAGTAG